One Drosophila kikkawai strain 14028-0561.14 chromosome 3L, DkikHiC1v2, whole genome shotgun sequence genomic window carries:
- the LOC108077143 gene encoding headcase protein-like isoform X1: MKRITARRNHGSRSHHLHLYRSSYQPASNKPKVPQIATAQQQQQQQSFLAQTGFGGPADSLPAGAGTGARVGVGLMTIPSYADQMHSAFLDYQHQRVEFEQQQNQLLQKLYQQYPDVSGAQIRAQGQKEQQQQPPQQKQHPSECLQAANGFVYQRQQFGINGLQPGGPPKPTGGSMPLRFMRGAGDFYSTQQHMGFMQQQQQEVLHDQQQLVAQQFATSQLAPTTRQSYGMAVPMSSVLSAPSFPEPLDINQVNFTGGNLGLL; the protein is encoded by the exons ATGAAGCGCATTACAGCTCGCCGAAACCATGGCAGTCGATCG CACCACCTCCACCTCTACCGATCTTCCTATCAGCCCGCCAGCAACAAGCCAAAGGTCCCCCAAATTGCCACcgctcagcagcagcagcaacagcagtcaTTCCTGGCTCAGACCGGCTTCGGAGGTCCAGCCGACAGCCTGCCAGCTGGAGCTGGTACCGGTGCCAGAGTTGGCGTTGGCCTGATGACCATTCCCAGCTATGCGGACCAGATGCATTCCGCCTTCTTGGATTACCAGCACCAGAGGGTGGagtttgagcagcagcagaaccaGCTGCTGCAGAAGCTTTACCAACAGTATCCCGATGTCTCCGGGGCTCAGATACGTGCCCAGGGGCAGaaagagcaacagcagcagccacctcAACAGAAGCAGCACCCGTCAGAGTGTCTGCAGGCTGCCAATGGCTTCGTCTACCAACGTCAACAATTTGGCATCAATGGCCTGCAACCCGGAGGGCCACCCAAACCCACTGGAGGATCCATGCCGTTACGCTTTATGAGGGGAGCTGGTGACTTCTATTCGACGCAACAGCACATGGGAttcatgcagcagcagcaacaggaagTGCTCCATGACCAGCAGCAGTTGGTGGCGCAACAGTTTGCCACCAGCCAGTTGGCGCCCACCACCAGGCAAAGCTATGGCATGGCAGTGCCCATGTCCTCGGTGCTCAGTGCCCCCAGCTTCCCGGAGCCGTTGGATATCAACCAAGTGAACTTCACAGGCGGCAATCTCGGCTTATTGTAA
- the LOC108077143 gene encoding headcase protein-like isoform X2 encodes MAVDRKTFFPQHHLHLYRSSYQPASNKPKVPQIATAQQQQQQQSFLAQTGFGGPADSLPAGAGTGARVGVGLMTIPSYADQMHSAFLDYQHQRVEFEQQQNQLLQKLYQQYPDVSGAQIRAQGQKEQQQQPPQQKQHPSECLQAANGFVYQRQQFGINGLQPGGPPKPTGGSMPLRFMRGAGDFYSTQQHMGFMQQQQQEVLHDQQQLVAQQFATSQLAPTTRQSYGMAVPMSSVLSAPSFPEPLDINQVNFTGGNLGLL; translated from the exons ATGGCAGTCGATCG AAAAACCTTTTTTCCCCAGCACCACCTCCACCTCTACCGATCTTCCTATCAGCCCGCCAGCAACAAGCCAAAGGTCCCCCAAATTGCCACcgctcagcagcagcagcaacagcagtcaTTCCTGGCTCAGACCGGCTTCGGAGGTCCAGCCGACAGCCTGCCAGCTGGAGCTGGTACCGGTGCCAGAGTTGGCGTTGGCCTGATGACCATTCCCAGCTATGCGGACCAGATGCATTCCGCCTTCTTGGATTACCAGCACCAGAGGGTGGagtttgagcagcagcagaaccaGCTGCTGCAGAAGCTTTACCAACAGTATCCCGATGTCTCCGGGGCTCAGATACGTGCCCAGGGGCAGaaagagcaacagcagcagccacctcAACAGAAGCAGCACCCGTCAGAGTGTCTGCAGGCTGCCAATGGCTTCGTCTACCAACGTCAACAATTTGGCATCAATGGCCTGCAACCCGGAGGGCCACCCAAACCCACTGGAGGATCCATGCCGTTACGCTTTATGAGGGGAGCTGGTGACTTCTATTCGACGCAACAGCACATGGGAttcatgcagcagcagcaacaggaagTGCTCCATGACCAGCAGCAGTTGGTGGCGCAACAGTTTGCCACCAGCCAGTTGGCGCCCACCACCAGGCAAAGCTATGGCATGGCAGTGCCCATGTCCTCGGTGCTCAGTGCCCCCAGCTTCCCGGAGCCGTTGGATATCAACCAAGTGAACTTCACAGGCGGCAATCTCGGCTTATTGTAA
- the LOC138928404 gene encoding uncharacterized protein — translation MPTGDEEQTPLIPAITLEGSQSVSPRPDQVKPKATTATPRAKGQEALDTAPSTSSRSTRSVAKMAQSALDIALRKFISTTDRVSHFEADFNTPSAPETDRFSPAMCKVHRDQIRALWDKVENSYDNCSDLLSVSSDRTATATELESKYSECYSVYSRCLVQLQGIIDRAAAQSTPASAPMPTPPSMGCRLPPVDTEVFAGDYLRWPTFRDLFTAIYIHNSRLTPVEKLFHLLSKTSGDAHAIVSKAPLTNDGFISAWQSLTDRFENRRLLVNSQLKILFNIQAVPQESGAALKELQGTVQSCLTALEMSSIQIEAWDCLLVYMVSLKLPKITLSMWEQSIHNKAEIPTWNELDSFLTERHRTLEAIDDIRPSNSGQIPPRPTAASAPVRRLNSYEARVAPAPRGCDLCLRENHPIRLCPRFLEMDVDGRSDYIRRKQFCLNCFARGHQQRDCTSAHSCLTCRSRHHTLLHRDNPSATAPSPTAPPRPRPAPTPQGTSSAQDHTDVQVCFASSSRAVLLGTALINICHLGRDFQARALIDSGSEATFITERLFRQISPTFTPVQTRVSGLNETVAAQSTKLCTLAIRAPSRPGLQLETAAYVLPQLAGKLPSYPIPQNLLKELPDVPLADPTFFESSEIDVLIGADIIPSVLLGGSKNNIFGSLLAQETIFGWVLSGPVSSEATSGVSVFSTRISVQSNRSVDKFRPIRSAESRRTQSAQSYRRRICNGFHPLRKCQQFLKLSAHKRLRAVLDNRYCSNCLAHEHSEGTCRSGDQCKTCNQHHHTLLHKHDPGHAPRSQQRAPSYVKFAHQRP, via the coding sequence ATGCCCACGGGAGACGAGGAACAGACTCCCCTGATTCCGGCAATTACTCTGGAGGGGTCCCAGTCCGTATCTCCTCGGCCTGATCAAGTAAAGCCAAAGGCGACCACTGCCACTCCAAGGGCAAAAGGTCAAGAGGCACTCGACACTGCCCCCAGTACCTCATCCAGATCCACTCGGTCGGTAGCCAAGATGGCTCAATCCGCTCTCGATATCGCCCTCCGCAAGTTCATTTCCACAACGGACCGTGTGAGCCATTTCGAGGCTGACTTCAACACTCCGAGCGCCCCTGAAACCGATAGAttttcccccgccatgtgCAAGGTTCATCGGGATCAGattcgggccctgtgggataaGGTGGAGAACAGCTATGACAACTGCTCCGACCTACTTTCAGTGTCCTCCGACCgtacagccaccgccactgagcttgaatccaagtacagtgagtGCTACTCCGTATATTCGAGGTGTCTTGTACAGCTGCAGGGAATTATCGACAGGGCCGCCGCCCAGTCCACTCCGGCTTCCGCCCCTATGCCCACacccccgtccatgggttgtcgattaccaccagtggacacagaagttttcgctggcgattatcttcggtggcccaccttcagagaccttttcaccgcgatatatattcacaactcgcgcctcacaccggtggaaaaGTTGTTCCACTTGTTATCCAAAACAAGTGGCGATGCGCACGCCATCGTATCCAAGGCCCCTCTGACAAATGATGGCTTCATCTCCGCGTGGCAAAGCCTCACCGACCGCTTCGAGAATCGGCGGCTACTTgtcaacagccagttgaaaatccttttcaacattcaggctgtcccccaagagtccggagccgctctaaaagagctgcaaggcaccGTCCAAAGTTGTCTGACAGCCTTAGAGATGTCCTCCATTCAAATCGAGGCGTGGGATTGTCTCTTAGTGTATATGGTTTCCTTAAAGCTTCCCAAAATCACACTTTcgatgtgggagcaatccatacaCAACAAGGCTgaaattccgacctggaaCGAGTTAGATTCGTTTCTGACAGAGCGGCATCGCACTCTGGAAGCGATCGACGACATCAGGCCTAGCAATTCAGGGCAAATTCCGCCAAGACCGACAGCTGCGAGCGCCCCAGTGCGCAGGCTGAATTCCTACGAGGCCAGAGTGGCTCCGGCCCCAAGAGGGTGCGATCTCTGTTTGAGGGAGAACCATCCTATTCGCCTATGTCCGCGTTTCCTTGAAATGGATGTAGATGGTCGCTCCGACTACATTAGGAGAAAGCAGTTTTGCCTGAACTGCTTTGCAAGAGGGCACCAACAGCGGGATTGCACTAGTGCCCATAGCTGCTTGACGTGCCGCAGCCGTCATCACACCCTTCTGCACCGCGATAATCCCTCCGCGACCGCACCAAGTCCGACGGCGCCACCCAGGCCTCGACCGGCGCCTACTCCTCAGGGCACGAGCTCCGCTCAAGATCACACTGATGTGCAAGTGTGCTTCGCATCCAGCTCAAGAGCCGTTCTACTGGGCACAGCCCTCATTAACATTTGCCATTTAGGCCGCGATTTCCAAGCGCGAGCCTTAATCGACTCTGGTTCCGAGGCAACCTTCATCACGGAGAGGTTGTTCCGTCAAATTAGTCCAACATTTACGCCAGTTCAGACCAGAGTGTCTGGGCTCAACGAGACAGTTGCCGCCCAATCCACCAAGCTCTGCACTCTCGCCATCCGAGCGCCTtccagacccgggctgcagcTGGAAACTGCAGCGTATGTTCTTCCGCAGTTAGCCGGGAAGCTCCCCTCGTATCCGATTCCACAAAACCTACTGAAGGAACTTCCTGACGTGCCGCTTGCTGATCCAACGTTCTTCGAGAGCTCCGAAATCGACGTCCTGATTGGAGCTGACATTATTCCGTCCGTGCTTCTAGGCGGCTCcaagaataacattttcggCTCTCTCCTGGCGCAAGAGACGATTTTCGGATGGGTGCTCTCAGGTCCAGTGTCTTCAGAGGCCACGAGCGGCGTGTCTGTGttctcgacacgaatttccgtCCAGTCAAACCGATCGGTGGACAAATTCCGTCCCATTCGCAGTGCCGAAAGCAGGCGTACCCAAAGCGCGCAGTCCTACCGTCGCCGAATCTGCAACGGGTTCCACCCGCTCAGGAAATGCCAGCAGTTCCTGAAGCTCAGCGCTCAtaagaggctccgtgcggttctcgacaaccgctattgttcaaactgcttggcccacgaacattctgagggaacctgccgcagtggtgaccaatgcaagacgtgcaatcagcaccaccacacactCCTGCATAAGCATGATCCAGGGCATGCACCCCGTTCGCAGCAGCGGGCACCTTCATATGTCAAATTCGCACACCAACGACCATAG
- the LOC138928403 gene encoding uncharacterized protein has translation MDFYTTQLITGHGCFKAYLHRFKHEADPFCDYCGSRVVEDAEHAFFSCSLFSADRAALEAATSCRITPENIIGCMLETPSNWEAVTNMAATVLRELRRREKIRRMDGER, from the coding sequence ATGGATTTCTACACGACGCAACTGATTACAGGCCATGGATGCTTCAAGGCATACCTCCATAGATTCAAACACGAGGCTGATCCCTTCTGCGATTACTGCGGCAGCAGAGTCGTTGAGGACGCAGAGCATGCATTCTTCTCATGCTCACTATTCAGCGCGGATAGAGCTGCCCTGGAAGCAGCAACGAGCTGTCGTATTACACCGGAAAACATAATCGGGTGTATGCTGGAGACGCCGTCCAATTGGGAGGCGGTTACGAACATGGCAGCAACCGTATTGAGAGAGCTAAGGCGCCGGGAGAAGATCCGACGCATGGACGGCGAACGATGA
- the LOC121502778 gene encoding uncharacterized protein, whose product MQDRKALPSRPELKAAARRRSMENYIARWQERTHGQVNFYLSQVLSGHGCFRQYLKRFGHETEDWCPECGSDIVEDAEHVLFECRRFGFQRQELEEVAGSSISAESLVPRMLEDQRVWEAANSFRENNFCNSKCGETFCDSKGQTIE is encoded by the exons ATGCAGGACAGGAAGGCATTGCCGTCTAGACCAGAGCTTAAGGCTGCCGCCAGAAGGAGGAGCATGGAAAACT ACATAGCGCGATGGCAAGAGAGGACGCATGGGCAGGTCAACTTCTACCTGAGCCAGGTGCTAAGCGGCCACGGATGCTTTCGCCAGTATCTAAAGCGCTTCGGACACGAGACGGAGGATTGGTGCCCGGAGTGCGGATCTGACATTGTGGAAGACGCGGAACACGTGCTCTTTGAGTGCCGGAGGTTTGGCTTTCAGAGGCAGGAGCTAGAGGAGGTAGCAGGATCTTCGATCAGCGCCGAATCCTTGGTACCGAGGATGCTCGAAGACCAGAGAGTGTGGGAAGCGGCAAACTCATTTCGAGAGAACAATTTTTGTAATTCAAAGTGCGGGGAAACATTTTGCGATTCCAAGGGACAGACAATCGAGTGA